Part of the Pseudoliparis swirei isolate HS2019 ecotype Mariana Trench chromosome 3, NWPU_hadal_v1, whole genome shotgun sequence genome, aggatgtgacctaagtcataagaggatgtgacctaagtcaTAAGAGGATGTGACCTACATCCTagtttttgtttggttttgttacCCCAGAACCAGCAGCGAGAAGCACAACAGTTAAAAGAACAACAAGGTCTTTGAATGCAGCATCTAATTCTTCTGTTGACAAAACAAACCCCACTAGTTCTTGTACTTtagtatattatatcatatcttCAACCTAATGTCGTTGTACATACGGTCTGCATATTGTGGCGTACAGATGGATTTAGTGGATTTCACTATACAGCCTAGTTATTGCAGCACTCAAGGAATCAACACTGGATCATATATTAATACAGTAGAAGGTCGAGTATTAGCCAATTGAATGACTTGTAAACATTATTGGAACTAAGTTGTAttatttgctgtttttttttcaaaagacataatttatttttttctgttcttttctACATAATTTGCtctaaaaagtatttttctaaTTGGTGCATTGAAAGTGTCTTTGTCTAAAGGCCGTGTAactcccttcttcctcttcccagagctccacatacacacagtttaaATGTTCCCGCTACCAAAACGCATCGCTGTCGGTTGTTGTTGATGAacattgaacaaaaaaaaatattataagagtTATATAGTTTGCAAGAGTAATATATGTCTATAAGTGTATAGTTATCATTCACTGTAACATAATCCGATAGTTTACTGGATATTACAATCACATTCATGTTGTATTCATTCGATTGGTTGTTCAAGGTTTTCTTCGTGGAACACAACCAGATCAAATCTGGATTATTTTCAACTTTATTTCATGGAAGAAACTGTCTGGCCCCAATAATTGATCAGtaattcatttctttcttttcatctgCATTTTGCATTCGaaaaagaatataaaatatatttgaaaactGTTTAATAATTCATAAATCAGACCCCTGTGTTCCTATGGTTTTATTTCTATATTCATCTCTGTCACTGACTTACACACATCTGTGAAAtatatgaagtatatatatatatatacacatatatatattatatgtatgtatagatatatatacatgtataatatatatatacaatataataataataataatatatataatattattatatatacgtatgtatgtgtatatgtatatatgcgtatatatgtatatatatgaatatatacaggactgtctcagaaaattagaatattgtgataaagttctttattttctgtaatgcaattaaaaacaaaatgtcatgcattctggattcattacaaatcaactgaaatattgcaagccttttattcttttaatattgctgattatggcttacagcttaagaaaactctaaaatcctatctcataaaattttaatatttcctcagaccaagtaaaaaaaagatttaaaacagctgagtgtttgtcaaggctcaggaaacccttgcaggtgtttcgagttaattagacaattcaagtgatttgtttaataccctactagtatactttttcatgatattctaatatttagagataggatatttgagttttcttaagctgtaagccataatcagcaataaatcagaataaaaggcttccaatatttcagttgatttgtaatgaatccagaatgcatgacatttttgtttttttaattgcattacagaaaataaagaacttcatcacaatattctaattttctgagacagtcctgtatatatatatctatatgaaaTGGTACATCAACCATCTTGTGTAGTCTACTGTATACTACAAGAGGCCAGTTTTACAATAAGTAATCACTATATTTACGTAATCACGGCAAAGGTAAGACTGTAAATATTAAAGAATTACACTATGAACTCCTATGTGAATTCTCCCTTTTGTTTAATAAGACTGAATTTATTGTAATTATTTCTACGCCTGCTTGCTGATGAAAACTATGAATTCAGATGACTTTTTCTGacacaatattattaatattattattaatattattaatcagAAACTTGGAAGAGCTCGTCACCACAGATGGTTCGGAGGTCTGACCCAGAAAAAATGGATAAGCAGAGTTTTATACATCTACAGTTATTTATGAgatgtttgcccccccccccccccctgcagtgtCCTCTCTCTTCCGTGCAGACCGGCCTTGGAGCCGAAACAATCATAAGATACATTCTGTTATTGCTCCTTTCTCGCTGGCGCCGATCAGACTGGGTCAAGATGAGCCGAGTTCAGTATTACATTTAGACATTTAGAAGAACACTGTGATACATTTCCACCACAGATAGACTGTGGCTTTTAGATGAACTTTTTACAACAAGCTAATAACTATTTTGAATTCCTATTCGTTacattaaattactttttcaaCATAAACAATATGAGTTTCATGTACATACTAAACTTTGGCTCTTTTGGActttttatactgtatatatatatttatgtatacatatatatatatatatatttacatccactaccgttcaaaagtttggggtcatccagacaatttcgtgtcttccatgaaaactcacttttatttatcaaatgaattgaacattgaatagaacatatagtcaagacattgacaaggttagaaataatgattaatatttgaagtattaattttgttcttcaaacttcaagctcaaaggaaggcttatatcaccagcataactgttttcagctgtgctaacataattgcacgggttttctaatcagatattagtcttctaaggcgattagcaaacacaatgtaccattagaacactggagtgatcgttgatggaaatgggcctctatacacctatggagatatttcattagaaaccagacgtttcaacctagaatagtcatttaccacattaacccttgtgttgccttagggtcattttgacccgaatcaatattacaccctcctcccgcctttgggtcattttgaccccattcaatgtttcaccctcctgttacctttatatttactaacatattttaccctttgggttcaatttgacgccagcaattaaaacctccagaaaattattagaattaatattgttttccaagtttaagtgtgaggcactttatgtttgtttgttgactaccgaaagaacaccgacattaaacattgaatggggtcaaattaatcctaaggcggggggagggtgtaatattgattcgggtcaaaatgaccctaaggcaacacaagggttaacaatgtatagtgggtatttttgattaatgttatctttattgaaaaaaacagtgcttttctttgaaaaataaagacatttctaagtgaccccaaacttttgaacggtagtgtatatatatatatatatatatatatatatatatatatatatatatatatttatctatggaACACATGTCACTAATGTTAATGTTAATGCTAATGTTAATGTCACTTTACCTGGGGCACAAAGTGTGAAAGGCCTTTTAGACTCCAGGATGAATTGATTAGCATTTAGTGGACAGACATAGAAACTTAAATTTGACtagcttttatatatatatatatatatatatatatatatatatatatatatacactaccgttcaaaagtttgggatcacttagaaatgactttatttttcaaagaaaagcactattttttcaataaagataacattaaattaatcagaaatacacactatacattgttaatgtggtaaatgactattctagttggaagtgtctggtttctaatgaaatatctccataggtgtatagaggcccttttacagcaactatcactccagtgttctaatggtacattgtgtttgctaatcgccttagaagactaatgtctgattagaaaacccgtgcaattatgttagcacagctgaaaacagttatgctggtgatataaactatacaactggccttcctttgagcttgaagtttgttgaacaaaattaatatttcaaatattaatcattatttctaaccttgtcaatgtcttgactacattttatattcatttgataaataaaagtgtgatttttcatggaagacacgaaattgtctgggtgatcccaaacttttgaacggtagtgtaaataaagAAGCAGTCCTCCTATAACAGGTTAGTACTTTGCAGAATGTatgcaaatattaaaaaaattaagaaaccGATAACTGTAAAAATCCACCAGTGGCACCTTTCATAGAAAACTGTCAAGATCATGAAGCCTCTTAAGAGACTTGTCCGTCACACACGAGTCATAAAAGACTGACGTCCAGAAAATGATCCTTACGGTCGGTCACACATGAGCCATGACAAGGTGTTAACTGTTTATTATAATGCAGATTGTGTGACATAAAAACATCATTTTGACCAGTCTAACGAATAGACGTTCATAGTCATGCATTGTTGTATCACATGGCATAGGCAACTATTTATATGCCCCTTCATTAAAAACCACATCACTGCAGAGGCAGGAAAAAAAGCTCCAGTGAGTCATTCGAGAGAACTCGGTtttctcacctcctccttttTATGTTCTGGCAGTACAAAAAAATGTGATTCAGCAACAACAAACCGTTTCGGAAGGTGAGACGAGAGCGTCGGACCAGAAGAGCAAAACGAGGAGCAAGGATGTTATCCAGGCAGCCGGCTGGTCCCCTGGGATTCATGTTTCCGATGTACGAGAAGAAAAAgagcacttaaccctcctgttaccttcaaatgtacgaacatcttttacccctggggtcaatttgaccccagcaattaaaacctccagaaaatgattagaattaaaattgtttcccaagtttaagtgtcaggtactttatgtttgtttgttgactacctaaatagccctttaaataaataaaaaagttgatatttaccttcgcattgaaaatgcggaagattatgttttgatcgccgtgtatttgtatgcgtgcttgttattcgcataagtcaaaaagtatttaaccgaatcacatgaaatttggtgggatggttggttattatccggggaccatttgatttgattttgggctcgaacgggtcaaaggtcaaggtgatgaaaatgtcaaaatcttctttttaccatagcacggtcaatttgtatccaattggcatgcaactaatgccaacatgttcataattcaatgcccaatcttgcgatatgcgaaggtatgcgctctgagtgcccgttctagttcttatgttttacacagtgaaaaacagcccggggtcaaattgaccccaaagaacaccgatgcgtacaagttgtgttcaggacattgaaaacatatgtgacttatgttttcccagttgagacgttaaacattgaatggggtcaaatggaccccaaaggtaataggagggttaagagtcACTTTCTACCCGTAATGTTTCTCATGTTATGAGAAAATGGAGCTACGGTGATTTGAGTTTTATGGAAAAGTGATTTAGTGTAGCACAAAAATACAGACGACCAGGGCTGCTGTTGTAAAAGTAATGGCGTTCCACACTGGGGGGTCGGGGGGAGCAGCTGCAAGGTCTCTGGGTCTTGATCGAGATTAGGAGCCGACCCTTCCGGATGAAGGAGGGGGGACTTCTTCTTTGAAGTTCTCGTGAAAAACCTGACTCAGCACTTGATTGTTTGACCGGGCCGAGAGGCGTCACCCCCACCTTGTTTAAGTGATGGTGTGACGTGTACTTCTTTGAATGTTATGTCAGAGTTCCCCGAGAAGCGGTCAGAACTTTCCTTCTTGCAAGAAATATAACTGGTACGGCATCTTTGATTCAGACTTCGTTCCTCTCCCGATCGACCGAGAACATCTTCCGTTACATTATTCAGGTGAAAGTCAGATCATGGAACGGCCTGTGATGTCAGCCACTACATGTTGTACTAGAAggaaattaaatacatttacatcttCCAAAGTGGCAGAAATAAGAGCGGCAATCAAAGTTCTGAATATCATAAAACTGGCTGCAGCATTAACAATACAACTAAATGGTTTAATCCCATTTAAATCTGAGAAACACTTCATAGAAGGTGAAAGataagtttttattttatttcacacttaataatgaatacatgaataaaaaattaaaagtatttatatGTAGACCAGACATTTATCAAATACTGAAAATGAAAGCAGTTTGCAATCCCACCAGCATAAAGACCTGGAAATAAGACAAAGGAGCATCTTGAGATCGGCTGAAGGCAAAGCCGATCTCAAATATGATGGACATGTCGTTACGGTTTATAAGTCGCTGCTCAATAATatcatttgttaaaaaaattaatttaaaaaggaaCCGGCAGCACAAATGGGATGGAAAACCTCACGTTTAAGCCTCTAACCTCAAAAGCGAAGAATAAACCGAATTCCAAATAAAACCgtgtttaaaaaaggaaaataatgatATTGGCAAGATACACGGATTTTCAAAGTGGACACCGATAACGAAAAGTAGAAATGACACTGGACCGAGTTGGATAACCAACCGTAAAACGTCAAGACCAACAAGCACAACTCTACTTCTTGAATTTAAAAGGAATATAATAAAAGACTTGCAGCAGGTAATTTTTGAGAACAAAAAAACGTGAACATGTGATAAAAGTTGACATTTAGGTCGAGTCGCGTCTCTTGGCCATTAAGTGACAGCATAGCTGAAGACATGGCTCTAAATCCCAATAATTTACCATTTAAAAATCACTTTTACGCAAacagatttatttaaatgcCTCTAAAAAATAAACCATGTCtgctaaaaaagaagaagaaaaaagcagcaAAATTCATATAGAGGAAATATAAAAGAGAAATTGGCAAGCAATGGTAACAAATTTATAGAATTTTTAAAAGCATACAATAaggcgattaaaaaaaagaaaagaaaggcgaATGATAAAAAGCGTCTGTACACGAGTCGTTCCTTCCTTGAAGTCAAATCATCGTCTGGGAGCCGAACTCCCGACTTCACTGTCAGTCTAGAATCACTGAGGGGATCTGAACAGCCAACAACTATCAATGTGATAACAATGTCATAACAATGTCATCTGCTCGTCCAATTCGACCAAACAAAGCGACAGCACTGACCCCGCATGGCAAAACAAATGAGTCGAATCGACGGGACCGTAAACAAAACACGGACCCACGGTGCGAGTCGGAGGAAAGGAGCTTTTTGACGTGTGACCTGGGATCAACACCGTCACCGCAGCCTGGTCtgagatttgtatttattttttttaaagcgttgCTAGCAGCAAATCTGAAAACGGTGTCGGATGTTTCTCGGTGCAACGCCCCGCTCAGTAATAGTGGCATATCTGCAGCCGGCTGCCCGGGTCGTTCTTCCCGGGGCTGAAGAACGGGTAGACGGGCTCGTCGAAGTAGCACGCGTCGAACACGTACAACCGCTTCATGGTGACGGCGTCGTAGAAACTGAGGCGCCCGTTGTCGTAGTCCAGGAACACGCCGACCCGCGGCGAGTTCCAGTAGTCGGCGACGGGGATGCGCCCGTAGTCGCCGTTGGCGTACAGCCGGTCCTGCAGGCACAGGCTCCAGTAGCCCGAGGAGGGCGTGAGGCTGACGAAGCCCTTCCGGTTGCTGCTCTCCGTGGTGACCCCGAGGTACCACACGCCTTTGTCCTTCACGTCCACCTCCCAGTAGTGCTGGCCGCTGGCGTACTGGGCCGTGGCCAGGATGCCGCAGAAGCGGGTGAAGCGGGCCGGCAGGTCCGGCTCCTGGTGCCGGACGTAGCCCTCCTCCACTTTGGTGTCAAAGTCCGAGATGCACAGGTACGGGTGGCACGTGTCCGGGTCCAGCGTGAGGTTCTGAGGCACTGCGCgggaagagggggagacgggcaGTCAGCCGTGGCGTTACATtcggacacacacaaaaactacacatcccccccccacaaataactagaacgggcactcggtagagcgcataccttcgcatatcacaagattgggcattgaattatgaacatgttggcattagttgcatgccaattggataacaattgagcgtgctatggtaaaaagaagattttgaccttttcatgaccttgacctttgacccgatcgatcgcaaaatcgaatcaaatggtccccggataataaccaattcggtttaatatttttttagttatgcgaggaacacgcatacaaataaataaatggcgatcaaaacataaccttccgcattttcaatgcaacggTAATAAACGGCGTCGCTTTTCTTTCCATCTCCCGGTGACTGGATGGCGAGGTTTACAGGATGCAATTAATTTAACTGGTGATTTTCCTCTGCGAGAGAACAACTTGGTTACTGGACTAATGTGCCATTTTATTTAATGCCTCCAACCTGCTACGGACTGCACCAGTATAGCCAACGGGGCTAACCACTGCACCCAAATCAAAtaacaaaaagataaaatacATGTAATAACGTGTGTGTATCCCACCAAGTCTTTGAAACGGCACTGAACACCGAAACGTGGTTTGGAGATGTTAACTCACTGGTGTGCAACACGTGCATCATCTTCTTCCACATGATGAGCTGGAAGGGGGCCGAGAAGTCGGTGAATTCAGCCGGACAGTTCACCGCGTCCAGAGCGGGAAACGGTTTGCAGTGGAGGACTCTGAAAGAAAAGGACAAAATATTATGCCAACGGTAATTACAGATATTTTTAAAGTCACATCAAATAAACAGTAAACTACTTACTTCTCGTATGTCTCGGCAAGACTCTGTTggaacaacaacagaaaaggcATATTTGGATTGGTATTTAACACACTTCATATCAATATCACGCTGTCTTTGTTTCCACGTGGAATTCATAAACGTTTAATGAGATGTTTTGAAACGTAGGCTCCCCATAACActgacaactagaacgggcactcggtagagcgcataccttcgcatatcacaagattgggcattgaattatgaacattttggcattagttgcatgccaattggatagaaatgtactatagtaaaaagaagacgttgacctttgacccgatcgatcccaacatctaatcaaatggtcccggataacaaccaatcatcccaccaaatgtcatgcgattcaagaagatgttgaccttttcatgaccttgacctttgacccgatcgatcccaaaatctaatcaaacggtgcccggataataaccaatcatcccactaaatttcatgcgattcggtttaatactttttgagttatgcgaaatTTCGAAACAAAACGTAACGATTCTCCATTTCAGACAGAAAGCCATCTCCCCTGTGAAGCTCGAGCGGAGTGGCACCGCCTCTCCGACAGCCAAGCGGCACACCGACCTCAAAGTTGGTTTTCCCGTTGATGTGTCCGTGGATCTCCGCGATGGCTTTGTCCACAGCCGCCAGCTCGGTCGCCACGACCTTCAGGTTGTCGTCGATTACGGCCACGGCGGACACGTCCTCAGAATCCAGGCTCTCGAGCAGGGAGTCTCTCTCGTCGAGCAAGAATTGGACCAAGGCGCCGACGTCGGCCTCGATCTTGTCCTTCAGCCGCTGTTTCTTCAACTGGAAGACAGgggcggaggatgaggacgaCGGAGCCGATGGCGGGACGTTTCAATGTAACCCGCGTCAGTTGGAACATTTCAGTGCAGCTTGTATCCAATGTGTTCACATCCTGTACTTCAGGACGACCAATTAAGCCGATGTGTAATTAATTGAAACCAATAATAACACGTAAGTGCGAAGTTTAAGACAATTTAAACCAAAAATGCATGTGTAATGTCAACAGGAAAGAACCTAAATATGCAACAAGAGGTCCACATACCCTGGCTTCGGTCCTGGTTCGCTCATCAGCCGTTCTGACTTTGACACATTGAGACTTCTGCCAGTTGAGCTCCATCAGCCTCAGTTTCAACTCCATCTGGAACAAAcgcagacaggaagagagacatGAGGACTCGTGACAAGACAAAACCCTCAAAAAGCATTACAGGGTGATCTTAGATGCAGCTAATAAGACGCATGGCAAGAGCCAAAATCTGGTGTTGGAACTACGAGAACGCTTGGACGTACCTTCATGTCATTCACAACTTCTGGCACAGGCGCCACCTCGTGGTGCCTGAAACGAGAAAAAGCATTAACAACTTCATTTtacgtgtgacacacacacacacacacacgttaccaaCTTGGCTTCTTCCCAGAAGTCTGCTACTTTTTTAGTATTACTAGTCACATTTATAGTTTATTGATACCATTTTTAATGTtatcattatattataatatttctgCTATAATTAGTGCCATATGGATTGACCATGTGGAAATGTGATCATGTTGGTTATTCTGTGCACACAGCATCCATTTCTCTTCTTTGTGATATTGGTATACACAAATGCAAATTGTACTGTTATGGTGTGTTGTACTTTTTTGTAAACGCAGTTCTGCTGCTAAACTTTGCTCAAGTAAACAACTATTACCATCACACCGATGTCTGCAACATTAAAGTGGTGATAAAGAGGCACATTTGTGCATCCACCACTGCGTGTTCTGCTGTTGCTGATCTCTAATGGGAATGGGTGAATGAGTGTTTAAAATGAGTTTATGAAGCAAAGAATATAAAATAGTTTTGTGCTTTGCTGGCCAACTCTTGCATCTCTTCATTGGAACAATCATGGCTTTTTGAGAGGACTGTGCCATTGCGATAATTAGATTGACTTCTCCCATTCTGTTTAAGTGTGCTCATTAGCATGAGTAAAGGCCCACAACGGGGAAAGAGGTCAGGGAGAACCAAGATTACTAAAAGATCAAATGAGTCTCGTTTGGGATTACAAATAAACGACTAGTTACTGTGATTAATCTTACAAAAAAAGGGAACACCTTTTTCAAAGCATAATAAATTAAGGAACATCAATAATTGGCCTTAAAAAGCATCAAACACGACCAACCTGTGAGCTCGAGACTCCCTGCAGACCACGCAGATGGGCCTCTTATCGGTCCGGCAGTACAGCTTCAGCTCCTCGCCATGCTGCTCGCACTTCCCGTCCACTTTCACCGGCTTGGAGGGCGTGGGACAAGAGCCCAGGCAGTCCAGGTGGTCGAGCTTGTCCACCAGGTTCTGCACCAGGTAGTTCTTCGTGAAGCTCCTCTTGTTAAACACCTgagaacaaaagaaagagaagcgCGCGGGTATCGGCTTGTAAGATGGCGCTTTTTTACTTCCGTCCACATGTGTATTTTGCGTGTATTCTCCAACACACAGACGGAGGTTATTACTCGTCTCCGACTTGCTGATAATTCTGCGTGAATAACG contains:
- the trim47 gene encoding E3 ubiquitin-protein ligase TRIM47, whose product is MATAAGEDLRRELSCAICLDFFKDPVILKCGHNFCRFCICMHWDENGGEYGYQCPQCRTVFNKRSFTKNYLVQNLVDKLDHLDCLGSCPTPSKPVKVDGKCEQHGEELKLYCRTDKRPICVVCRESRAHRHHEVAPVPEVVNDMKMELKLRLMELNWQKSQCVKVRTADERTRTEARLKKQRLKDKIEADVGALVQFLLDERDSLLESLDSEDVSAVAVIDDNLKVVATELAAVDKAIAEIHGHINGKTNFESLAETYEKVLHCKPFPALDAVNCPAEFTDFSAPFQLIMWKKMMHVLHTMPQNLTLDPDTCHPYLCISDFDTKVEEGYVRHQEPDLPARFTRFCGILATAQYASGQHYWEVDVKDKGVWYLGVTTESSNRKGFVSLTPSSGYWSLCLQDRLYANGDYGRIPVADYWNSPRVGVFLDYDNGRLSFYDAVTMKRLYVFDACYFDEPVYPFFSPGKNDPGSRLQICHYY